A genomic region of Oryza glaberrima chromosome 1, OglaRS2, whole genome shotgun sequence contains the following coding sequences:
- the LOC127761925 gene encoding uncharacterized protein LOC127761925 yields MEGQEEEDEEFFASIDSLWFFSSVFLLLPPPVKEKTKCPPPGPGELQPEERDSPEIHEKDGDCGHEDPGGVRKAVAPVAGGRRAAAAARGRVVEEERMDMWQEQCRQMRVAAAAAAAAPARCSPLPMPRTSDGPAMRAHLRSWAHAVACSVR; encoded by the coding sequence ATGGaagggcaggaggaggaggatgaggagttCTTCGCCAGCATTGACTCCCTCTGGTTCTTCTCcagcgtcttcctcctcctcccgccgcctgtCAAGGAGAAGACGAAGTGCCCTCCTCCTGGGCCCGGAGAGTTGCAGCCCGAGGAGCGGGATTCTCCTGAGATCCACGAGAAGGACGGCGATTGCGGCCATGAAGATCCCGGAGGAGttaggaaggcggtggcgccggtggCAGGCGGGAGGAGAGCGGCTGCGGCTGCAAGAGGCCGGGTGGTCGAGGAGGAGCGCATGGACATGTGGCAGGAGCAGTGCCGGCAgatgcgcgtcgccgccgccgccgccgccgccgcgccggcgcggtgCTCGCCTTTGCCGATGCCGCGCACGAGCGACGGCCCGGCCATGAGGGCGCATCTCAGGTCGTGGGCTCATGCCGTTGCTTGCTCGGTCAGATGA